Within the Penaeus vannamei isolate JL-2024 unplaced genomic scaffold, ASM4276789v1 unanchor3231, whole genome shotgun sequence genome, the region atatatgatatatatatatatgatatatatatatatgatatatatatatatgatatatatatatatgatatatatatatatatatatatatgatatatatatgatatatatatatatgatatatatatatatatgatatatatatatacatatatatatatatgatatatatatatatgatatatatatatatgatatatatatatgtatatatttatatatgatatatatatatgtatatatatatatgatatatacatatatacatatatatatgatatatatatatatatgatatatatatatgatatatatatatatgatatatatatatatgatatatatatatgatatatatatatatatgatatatatgatatatatatgatatatatatatgatatatatatatgatatatatatatgatatatatatgatatatatatatatatgatatatatgatatatatatgatatatatatatatgatatatatatatatatgatatatatatgatatatatatatgatatatatgatatatatatatgatatatatatgatatatatatatatgatatatatgatatatatatatgatatatatatatgatatatatatgatatatatatatgatatatatatatgatatatatatatgtatgatatatatatatgatatatatatatgatatatatatatgatatatatatatgatatatatatataatatatatatgatatatatatagatatatgatatatatatatatgatatatatatatgatatatatatgatatatatatatacgatatatatatatgatatatatatgatatatatatatatatacgatatatatatatgatatatatatatatatcatatatatatatcatatatatatatatcatatatatatatcatatatatatatcatatatatatcatatatatatatatatcatatatatatatcatatatatatatatcatatatatatcatatatatatcatatatatatatataacatatatatctatgatatatatatatatatgatatatatgatatatatatatatatgatatatatatatatgatatatatatgatatatatatatatgatatatatatatatatgatatatatatatgatatatatatgatatatatatatatgatatatatatatatgatatatatatatatgatatatatatatatatgatatatatatatgatatatatatatatgatatatatatatatatgatatatatatatatgatatatatatatgatatatatatatatatatatatgatatatatatatatatgatatatatatatatatatatgatatatatatatatgatatatatatatgatatatatatatatatgatatatatatatatgatatatatatatatatatatatatgatatatatatatgatatatatatatgatatatatatatatgatatatatatatatgatatatatgatatatatatatatgatatatatatatatgatatatatgatatatatatatatgatatatatatatatatgatatatatatatatgatatatatatatatgatatatatatatatgatatatatatatgatatatatatatgatatatatatatgatatatatatatatatgatatatatatatgatatatatatatgatatatatatatgatatatatatatgatatatatatatatgatatatatatatatgatatatatatatgatatatatatatgatatatatatgatatatatatatgatatatatatgatatatatatatgatatatatatgatatatatatatatgatatatatatatgatatatatatatgatatatatatatatgatatatatatgatatatatatgatatatatatatgatatatatatgatatatatatatgatatatatatatgatatatatatatatgatatatatatatatgatatatatatatgatatatatatatatgatatatatatatatgatatatatatatgatatatatatatgatatatatatatgatatatatatatgatatatatatatgatatatatatgatatatatatatgatatatatatatgatatatatatatgatatatatatatgatatatatatatcatatatatatatatatcatatatatatatgatatatatatatcatatatatatatcatatatatatatcatatatatatatcatatatatatatatcatatatatatatatcatatatatatatatcatatatatatatatcatatatatatatatcatatatatatatcatatatatatatcatatatatatatcatatatatatatcatatatatatatatatcatatatatatatcatatatatatcatatatatatatgatatatatatatatgatatataaatattatatatatatatcatatatatatatcatatatatatatatatatatatcatatatatatatcatatatatatcatatatatatcatatatatatatcatatatatatatcatatatatatcatatatatatatatcatatatatatatcatatatatatatcatatatatatcatatatatatatatcatatatatatatatatcatatatatatcatatatatatatatcatatatatatcatatatatatatatcatatatatatcatatatatatatatcatatatatatatatcatatatatatatcatatatatatcatatatatatatatcatatatatatatcatatatatatatatatcatatatatatatataccatatatatatatataccatatatatatatatatatatcatatatatatatcatatatatatatcatatatatatatatcatatatatatatatatcatatatatatatatcatatatatatatatatcatatatatatatatcatatatatatatatatcatatatatatatatatatcatatatatatcatatatatatatatatatcatatatatatatcatatatatatatcatatatatatattatatatcatatatatatatatcatatatatatatcatatatctatatatatataatatatcatatatatatcatatatatatatcatatatatatcatatatatatatatcatatatatatcatatatatatatatatcatatatatatatatatcatatatatatatatcatatatatatatatcatatatatatatatcatatatatatatatatatatatatatatatatcatatatatatatatatatatatatatcatatatatatatatatatatatatatatatatatatatatatatatatatatatatagctatgatggttggttttatttttattttttactttttatttttaatcgAATATGAAGCTCTTAGCTTCATGAACTCATAGTAATTTATCCTGGTTCTTAAGTTTAAATAATTTTATctgaataataatgttaaaggtACTATATCTTTTCAATGCATTTCTGTTAACTGTCAATTTATACATTCTGATGTTACTTTTTCGCGTGACAAAATTAAATCGTAAAATTATATTAAACTCgttttatttaaattttaaaatcagTTATAAAATGCATTAAAATAACTTTTTAAAAGTGCAAGCTATAAAGCAAAACTTTGAACAAAGGTGGAAACGAATAACGTGCATACTGAATCTGCATAACAAAATCAGTTCGATACTTGCAATCACATCATTCTCAATTCTGTTTGTTGTTTCATGAAGTCCTGCTTGACTGACAAACCATCACGACAATAATAGGAAACAATAACGAACataaacaccaaaaaacacaTAGCGTCAACCACTGGCTGAGACCATCACCCGTTTGCTCCTGGAATTTAGATAACTTCTCGTTAACAATAGAAACTCATCTGGGAATCCTGGAAGTCTTTAATTACTGCAGGGAAAGTTCCACCGAAGCTTCTCCTCCCTCGCAGCGTTGTGTTGTTGGACGATTCATCAATAAAGGAGGTTAGAGATTCACCAGCAAATTGGTAGGAATTACTGCTGAGCGGGAAATCGCTTCGTTTGAAATTCCGCTCGGCTGTTACCAACTGCAAGGTTTCTCTCTTCACAAaggtctcttcctcctctccttcgctctctccttggGGTTCCCGAACCTCGGTCCTTAATTGAGTTAACTGTTGGTTCAGAAGCCTGTACTTACTCTCTGTGTTCTGGCTTAAAAACTGAAGCTGTGTTGAGACAAGTTCAAATTGTTTATAAAAGGATAACAGTCGAGCGTTTACGTGAGAGTAATCGCTGTCAAAATTCCTGCTCCATCTCTCGGTGCTGTCGCCTTGCTCGATAGCTTTATTGGTCGTAAACTTAGCGCCAGTTGTTACACAGTTGCTGAATTCCAAGATTTTCTTGTATGAACGTGAAGCTATGAACCgtttaaaaatatatgatttagGTTTAGCATTTGGGAAAACTGAAAGAATCTCAGAAACACTGCAAATCCTCTTCAAAAGTGCGCAGAGAAAATGATGAGAGCAATGGCAACTGCGGAAGATTTTTAGCAGGTGTTGGTAATCCTCGACGTCCGACGCTCTTACGACTAACAGCTGGAGTTCACCAAGACGATGAAATTCTGCAAACTCCCTGCCCACGAGACTCAAAAGCAAAACTCCCAATATGCCAAAAAGAAAAGCCAAAATCATGATGAACAACAGCGTCAGAGTCAATCCTATCCTGCTTTGAACTGCGTGCTCCCATGCGTGTGAAGCTGATGATACTGTGGTTGGATATACTGGCTCCGGTAGAACTAGATAGAAACTTCCCACAATtccaacaaataaacacaagagCGAAATGAAGATAGCGAAAGCTTTCTGCAAAATGAgattaaaaatatgataataaataccaAAAGAATAGGTTTTTCCTGTTAGGACTAGCAGCAAAATCCATCCGAAAAATGTTGATGCCGCACCTGCAACGCGGTTGACGGAGAAAGAcccaatatcatcctcattaacaaCAGTGttggatgttttttcttttatttgaagcTGGTGTGCTCGATATTGGGATAAAAAGGCACATAGGACTCCCCCTAATGCAATTATTTCGAAAATTACTTCAATCCTAAGTATATACTTTTTAGGACTGATGAAGAACTTCAACAAAGCAGGGGTTGTCGTCATTACAAACAGAAAGATGTGAAGAGCATAGAACTTATCCAACAGCTCATGGTAGTATTCAAATATCCGGGGTTCATAAAAGACTACAACCATAAAGGCAGTGTGGATAACCATATACAAGAAAACGAAGCACCAGTTGAAGAACCTGAGGTAGTTGAGAATCCACAGCTTAAAGTACAAGAAACTTTCAACGAGAGGGTGAAGTAAGAGAGCATGCAGACTACTTTTGGCAAGTTCTGGCACAATGCAACACTCCTGGTCATGCCTCGACATCAGTACGGAGTAGTCTAAAGTCACGTTAAATTCCGGATTGTCTGCTGGCTCATTTACGAGGCGTATCCTGGAATCAAAGACCCTGGTGAGGAGTCTGGAAGCCATAGGGAGATACTCGATGACGTAAGAGAACCTCGATCTTCCTTCTCTGTCGCGGATCGTCAGGTGATCTCCATTATCAAGTAATATTTCGCAGCATTCCAGAGAGCCACTGAACACTGCCATGTGGAAAGGCTCGTGACCTTCTTTGTCTGCTGCAAACAAGAGATTGTTTAGACCATATACGCTGAGAAGATGCTTTAGGGACAAGGCACTTCCTGCCTCACATGCGGCGTGCAGAACAGTCTGGTCTTGGTAATTAATACTTCGGGGATCCGAACCTCTAGACAGCAACCATTTCACGACACGGGTTAGTCGCATACGCAAAGCCAGGAACAATGGTGTCTCTCCCATTTGGTTGCTCACATTCAAGTTAAGGCCTAAACCGACCAAATCCTTAATGATTTCAAGAATGTGAAGTTCGTCTTCACTACACTTGCGCGACAAGGCTGTATGCAACACAGTGTTTCCCCTGACGTCCACAGCAGCAAATGTATCTGAACAGCTTTTTTCCTGCAACAACCGCCTCAGCAATGTAATATTGTGAGTCTGGACGGCGAGATGCAAGACAGAACAATGCTCATTATCCTTAAGGCAAAAGTCCGGCCGATACTGCAAGATAAGCGTAGTGGACACGTTGTCCCCCCGCCTGACAGCAGCATGGAAAGGCGTCTCTACGGGATACTGTTTACACGCCGGCGGGGGCTGGCTCTTCGTGTTCGGCGACGCCCCTCGCCGGAGCAGCTCCTCCACCCCCTCGTGCCAGCCCTCGCGCACG harbors:
- the LOC113828752 gene encoding uncharacterized protein (The sequence of the model RefSeq protein was modified relative to this genomic sequence to represent the inferred CDS: added 23 bases not found in genome assembly), translating into MERLGRLRHPTMCGGEDDHLMLPLQEPFKPPPVRLDSSGARVYSVAKEELNKITEEVPPLFQAIQGHVDGLVELLDLLRQNPESVHLRHDQDTPLHAACHAHNLPALTELLVRGAQVEVLDGQGNTALHVAVREGWHEGVEELLRRGASPNTKSQPPPACKQYPVETPFHAAVRRGDNVSTTLILQYRPDFCLKDNEHCSVLHLAVQTHNITLLRRLLQEKSCSDTFAAVDVRGNTVLHTALSRKCSEDELHILEIIKDLVGLGLNLNVSNQMGETPLFLALRMRLTRVVKWLLSRGSDPRSINYQDQTVLHAACEAGSALSLKHLLSVYGLNNLLFAADKEGHEPFHMAVFSGSLECCEILLDNGDHLTIRDREGRSRFSYVIEYLPMASRLLTRVFDSRIRLVNEPADNPEFNVTLDYSVLMSRHDQECCIVPELAKSSLHALLLHPLVESFLYFKLWILNYLRFFNWCFVFLYMVIHTAFMVVVFYEPRIFEYYHELLDKFYALHIFLFVMTTTPALLKFFISPKKYILRIEVIFEIIALGGVLCAFLSQYRAHQLQIKEKTSNTVVNEDDIGSFSVNRVAGAASTFFGWILLLVLTGKTYSFGIYYHIFNLILQKAFAIFISLLCLFVGIVGSFYLVLPEPVYPTTVSSASHAWEHAVQSRIGLTLTLLFIMILAFLFGILGVLLLSLVGREFAEFHRLGELQLLVVRASDVEDYQHLLKIFRSCHCSHHFLCALLKRICSVSEILSVFPNAKPKSYIFKRFIASRSYKKILEFSNCVTTGAKFTTNKAIEQGDSTERWSRNFDSDYSHVNARLLSFYKQFELVSTQLQFLSQNTESKYRLLNQQLTQLRTEVREPQGESEGEEEETFVKRETLQLVTAERNFKRSDFPLSSNSYQFAGESLTSFIDESSNNTTLRGRRSFGGTFPAVIKDFQDSQMSFYC